The Arthrobacter sp. NicSoilC5 genome has a window encoding:
- a CDS encoding GNAT family N-acetyltransferase, translating into MFTAEFDGGTFRLRHATRADLPAMVRLLADDALAAGRETAQDMEPYEHAFDAIAADQNHLLVVGELVPHGEDAGAAVATFQLSFLPGISRKGAWRSQLEGVRVDASLRGQGLGKLMVGWAAGESRRRGCSLMQLTTHQSRTAAQRFYQQLGFEASHVGMKMALES; encoded by the coding sequence CTGTTCACTGCCGAATTCGACGGCGGCACGTTCCGCCTCCGCCACGCCACCCGGGCCGACCTGCCCGCCATGGTGCGGCTGCTGGCCGACGATGCCCTGGCCGCCGGGCGGGAAACCGCGCAGGACATGGAACCTTACGAGCACGCCTTCGACGCGATAGCGGCTGACCAGAACCATCTGCTGGTGGTGGGCGAACTGGTGCCTCACGGCGAAGACGCAGGCGCGGCAGTTGCCACCTTCCAGCTGAGTTTCCTGCCAGGGATCTCGCGGAAGGGTGCCTGGCGCTCGCAGCTCGAGGGCGTCCGGGTGGACGCGTCCCTCCGCGGCCAGGGGCTCGGGAAGCTGATGGTGGGCTGGGCGGCCGGGGAGTCCCGCAGGCGCGGCTGCAGCCTGATGCAGCTGACCACCCATCAAAGCCGCACGGCAGCCCAGCGGTTCTACCAGCAGCTGGGCTTCGAGGCCAGCCACGTCGGCATGAAGATGGCCCTCGAATCTTGA
- a CDS encoding MFS transporter has translation MSVSNTPAPDGTFAAQTPAAALAEPVERVTARWVTGLVLVNVGINAAFFGPINVFIGQQAISIDAPAKEAILSLVTACGAAVSLVANPLFGALSDRTTSRFGRRAPWVLAGAVLATAALLAMSFSGAVALMVLFWCLVQLGANAAYAAITAAVPDRVPVVQRGGVGGLAAMGQTLGILTGAVFGAVVSGNFMVGYWLCAGALLLSVLPYLFHRNDPELPKSELTAFRPLGFIKGFWISPRRYPDFAWAWLTRFLVNVGNQLTIVYLLFFLRDVIHFGDPAMGVLVLTGIYAVMVMITAVVAGPWSDRVGRRKPFVIGSSATIAMAGAIMAFFPVWPGALAGAAVLGIGFGAYLAVDFALLTQVLPFAVSRGKDMGVINVANSLPQVVAPALALLAVNYWGGYRTLFLTAAAIGLLGAVFVVKIRGVD, from the coding sequence ATGAGTGTGTCCAATACGCCCGCGCCGGACGGCACCTTCGCGGCCCAAACCCCGGCGGCAGCGCTCGCCGAACCGGTTGAGCGGGTCACTGCCCGCTGGGTGACCGGGCTGGTGCTGGTGAACGTGGGGATCAACGCCGCCTTCTTCGGCCCCATCAACGTCTTCATCGGCCAGCAGGCCATCAGCATCGATGCGCCCGCCAAGGAAGCCATCCTGTCCCTGGTCACGGCCTGCGGGGCCGCCGTGTCGCTGGTGGCCAACCCCCTCTTCGGTGCGCTGTCGGACCGGACCACGTCACGGTTCGGCCGGCGGGCGCCGTGGGTGCTGGCCGGGGCAGTGCTTGCCACAGCAGCGCTGCTGGCCATGTCCTTCTCGGGTGCCGTGGCGCTCATGGTTCTCTTCTGGTGCCTGGTGCAGCTGGGCGCGAACGCCGCCTACGCCGCCATCACCGCCGCCGTCCCGGACCGGGTTCCCGTGGTCCAGCGCGGGGGAGTGGGCGGACTCGCGGCCATGGGCCAGACCCTCGGAATCCTCACGGGGGCGGTCTTCGGCGCCGTGGTCTCCGGGAACTTCATGGTGGGCTACTGGCTCTGCGCGGGTGCGCTGCTGCTCTCCGTGCTGCCGTACCTGTTCCACCGTAACGACCCCGAACTTCCCAAGTCTGAACTGACGGCTTTCCGCCCCCTCGGTTTCATCAAGGGCTTCTGGATCAGCCCCCGGCGCTATCCGGACTTCGCGTGGGCCTGGCTGACCCGTTTCCTGGTCAATGTGGGCAACCAGCTGACCATCGTCTACCTCCTCTTCTTCCTGCGCGACGTCATCCACTTCGGGGACCCCGCCATGGGGGTGCTGGTCCTGACCGGCATCTATGCCGTGATGGTGATGATCACGGCCGTCGTCGCTGGGCCCTGGAGTGACAGGGTGGGGCGGCGGAAGCCCTTCGTCATCGGATCCTCCGCCACCATCGCCATGGCCGGTGCCATCATGGCGTTCTTTCCCGTGTGGCCCGGTGCGCTGGCCGGTGCCGCGGTCCTGGGCATCGGGTTTGGCGCCTATCTGGCCGTGGACTTTGCCCTGTTGACCCAGGTCCTGCCTTTCGCCGTCAGCCGGGGCAAGGATATGGGCGTCATCAACGTGGCCAACTCGCTGCCGCAGGTGGTTGCTCCGGCTTTGGCGCTCCTGGCCGTGAACTACTGGGGCGGCTACCGGACACTGTTCCTCACCGCTGCGGCAATTGGACTGCTGGGCGCGGTCTTTGTGGTGAAGATCCGGGGCGTCGACTGA
- a CDS encoding NADP-dependent malic enzyme, whose amino-acid sequence MSIDAITAADNSAATALTEDEIFSAHQGGKLSVTSTVPLSNKRDLSIAYTPGVAEVSRAIHAKPELARTLTWAERLVVVVSDGTAVLGLGNIGASASLPVMEGKSALFKTFGDLDSIPLVLNTTDVDEIVETLVRLRPSFGAVNLEDISAPRCFELEEKLIEALDCPVMHDDQHGTAVVALAALTNAAKVTGRGLEGLKVVVSGAGAAGIAVAEILLAAGITDVVLLDSRGVINSGREDLAASPGSKKADIAGRSNPRGITGGPAEALAGADVFIGVSSSKLDEAHLATMNQDAIVFALSNPDPEVLPEVAVKYAAVVATGRSDFPNQINNVLAFPGIFRGALDAGARRITPAMKLAAARAIAELAAEDLSADYIVPSPLDPRVAPAVTAAVAAAVEAE is encoded by the coding sequence GTGTCCATTGACGCAATTACCGCCGCCGACAACTCAGCAGCCACTGCCCTGACCGAAGACGAGATCTTCAGCGCCCACCAGGGCGGCAAGCTGTCCGTCACCAGCACTGTTCCGCTGTCCAACAAGCGGGACCTGTCCATCGCCTACACCCCGGGTGTCGCCGAGGTCAGCCGCGCCATCCACGCCAAGCCCGAACTCGCCCGCACGCTGACCTGGGCCGAGCGCCTGGTGGTCGTTGTCAGCGACGGCACGGCCGTCCTGGGCCTGGGCAACATCGGTGCCAGCGCCTCACTGCCCGTCATGGAAGGCAAGTCCGCCCTGTTCAAGACCTTTGGCGACCTTGACTCCATCCCGCTGGTCCTCAACACCACCGACGTGGACGAGATCGTGGAAACGCTGGTCCGCCTGCGCCCCAGCTTCGGCGCCGTCAACCTTGAAGACATCTCGGCTCCGCGCTGCTTCGAGCTTGAGGAAAAGCTGATCGAAGCCCTGGACTGCCCGGTCATGCATGATGACCAGCACGGCACCGCCGTCGTTGCCCTTGCCGCGCTCACCAACGCAGCAAAGGTGACAGGCCGCGGCCTGGAAGGGCTGAAGGTTGTGGTGTCCGGCGCCGGCGCGGCAGGAATCGCCGTCGCCGAAATCCTCCTCGCAGCCGGTATCACCGACGTGGTCCTGCTGGACTCCCGGGGCGTCATCAACAGCGGCCGGGAGGACCTGGCCGCCAGCCCCGGAAGCAAGAAGGCGGACATCGCCGGCCGCAGCAACCCCCGCGGCATCACCGGCGGCCCCGCCGAAGCCCTCGCTGGAGCCGACGTGTTCATCGGCGTCTCCTCCTCCAAGCTGGACGAGGCACACCTGGCCACCATGAACCAGGACGCCATCGTCTTCGCCCTCTCCAACCCGGACCCCGAAGTCCTGCCCGAGGTTGCCGTGAAGTACGCCGCCGTCGTGGCCACGGGCCGCAGCGACTTCCCCAACCAGATCAACAACGTCCTGGCGTTCCCGGGCATCTTCCGCGGTGCGCTCGACGCAGGGGCCCGCCGCATCACGCCGGCCATGAAGCTGGCCGCGGCCCGTGCCATTGCCGAGCTTGCCGCCGAGGACCTGTCGGCGGACTACATCGTCCCCAGCCCACTGGACCCGCGCGTGGCCCCGGCGGTTACCGCCGCCGTCGCCGCAGCGGTGGAAGCGGAGTAG
- a CDS encoding MFS transporter, with the protein MDGQLAETLPAPESTLQAEKASFLKQPKAVWATALAAVFAFMGIGLVDPILPAIATNLDASPSEVSLLFTSYFLVTALAMLITGFVSSRIGGKKTLLIGLAVIVVFSSLSGLSASVGELVGFRAGWGLGNALFVATALAVIVGVASGGAGTAIILYEAALGLGISLGPLLGALLGGWQWRAPFFGTAVLMAAAFIALIALLPKTPLPERKVRLRDPLLALGHKGLRTTAASGLFYNYGFFTILAFTPFILGMDAYGIGGVFFGWGVAVAVFSVFVAPPLQARFGAVKVLTGTLFLLMLDLAGLGLAAGHSVPAVVVLVIVAGALLGVNNTIYTELAMGVSGSPRPVASSGYNFVRWMGGALAPFAAAQLGEHFGPQVPFFAGAVAMVIAILVAFSGRSYLSSHEPHVV; encoded by the coding sequence ATGGACGGCCAGCTCGCAGAAACCCTGCCGGCACCAGAATCAACCCTGCAGGCCGAAAAGGCCTCATTCCTGAAGCAGCCCAAGGCGGTGTGGGCCACCGCCCTCGCCGCAGTGTTCGCCTTCATGGGCATCGGGCTGGTGGATCCCATCCTCCCGGCCATCGCCACCAACCTGGACGCCAGCCCCAGCGAGGTATCGCTGCTCTTCACCAGCTACTTCCTGGTCACGGCGCTGGCCATGCTGATCACGGGTTTTGTGTCCTCGCGGATCGGCGGCAAGAAGACCCTGCTGATCGGCCTGGCCGTCATTGTCGTCTTCTCCTCGCTGTCCGGACTGTCCGCCAGCGTTGGTGAGCTGGTGGGCTTCCGCGCCGGCTGGGGACTGGGCAACGCCCTCTTCGTGGCCACCGCCCTCGCCGTGATCGTGGGCGTGGCCAGCGGCGGCGCCGGGACCGCTATCATCCTCTACGAAGCCGCCCTGGGCCTGGGCATCTCCCTCGGCCCGCTGCTCGGCGCCCTCCTGGGCGGCTGGCAGTGGCGCGCACCCTTCTTCGGCACCGCCGTCCTCATGGCCGCCGCCTTCATCGCCCTGATCGCCCTGCTGCCCAAGACCCCGCTGCCTGAGCGCAAGGTGCGCCTCCGCGACCCGCTGCTGGCGCTGGGACACAAGGGACTGCGGACGACGGCGGCGAGCGGCCTGTTCTACAACTACGGCTTCTTCACCATCCTGGCTTTCACCCCGTTCATCCTGGGCATGGATGCGTACGGCATTGGCGGAGTCTTCTTCGGGTGGGGCGTTGCCGTGGCGGTGTTCTCGGTCTTCGTGGCCCCGCCGCTGCAGGCCCGCTTCGGCGCGGTGAAGGTCCTGACGGGCACGCTGTTCCTGCTCATGCTGGACCTGGCCGGGCTGGGACTGGCTGCCGGGCACTCGGTTCCCGCCGTCGTCGTGCTGGTGATCGTTGCCGGTGCACTGCTGGGCGTCAACAACACCATCTACACCGAACTGGCCATGGGTGTCTCGGGTTCGCCCCGGCCGGTGGCATCCTCCGGCTACAACTTCGTCCGCTGGATGGGCGGCGCGCTGGCCCCGTTCGCGGCGGCCCAGCTCGGCGAGCACTTCGGCCCGCAGGTCCCGTTCTTCGCTGGCGCGGTGGCCATGGTGATCGCCATCCTGGTGGCGTTCAGCGGCCGGTCCTACCTGTCCTCGCACGAACCGCACGTCGTGTAA
- a CDS encoding MDR family MFS transporter has product MSKATAAPGAGETLTRRQIVTVMVGLMLGMFLASLDQTIVSTSIYTIANDLDGLSLQAWATTAYLITSTVSTPLYGKLSDIFGRRPLYLTAIAVFLVGSLYAGSVHSMTELAIARGIQGLGAGGLLALALTIIGDIVSLKDRAKFQGYFMSVFGISSVLGPVVGGAFAGSANILGFDGWRWVFFINIPIGLAALTVVFLFLHLPAKHLKQKIDYWGAAAITVAIVPLLLVAEQGRTWGWTSLNSFLCYGLGVVGIAWFLLAEKRAGDYALIPLRLFHNVTFGLSSLLNFIIGIGMFGAIAMLPMYLQLVKGLTPTEAGLMMITFTVGILFGSITAGRTISASGTFRIFPIMGTGILTAAALVMGFSLGVDTDLWVPGLIAVFFGVGLGFCMQPLTLAMQTSVPPRDMGVGTSSAAFFRSMGGAVGTAVFISMLFSLAASRIADSMKAAATDPAYLAVLKDPAVASDPANAKLYDFFKNGASNDSLNDTSWLHTANSTLTRPITEGFATSIDTVMLTAAALTGLAFLISFALPRKKLTDQKASPQDRDSMEIPAH; this is encoded by the coding sequence ATGTCCAAAGCCACTGCCGCGCCAGGCGCCGGAGAAACCCTGACACGACGCCAGATCGTCACCGTAATGGTGGGCCTGATGCTGGGCATGTTCCTGGCATCCCTCGACCAGACCATCGTCTCCACGTCCATCTACACCATCGCCAACGACCTGGACGGACTCTCCCTGCAGGCGTGGGCCACCACCGCCTACCTGATCACGTCCACGGTCAGCACCCCGCTCTACGGCAAGCTGAGCGACATTTTCGGGCGCCGCCCGCTGTACCTGACCGCCATCGCCGTCTTCCTGGTGGGCTCGCTTTACGCGGGGTCCGTGCACTCGATGACTGAACTAGCCATTGCCCGCGGCATCCAGGGCCTGGGCGCCGGCGGCCTGCTCGCCCTGGCGCTGACCATCATCGGCGACATCGTCTCGCTCAAGGACCGCGCCAAGTTCCAGGGCTACTTCATGTCCGTATTCGGAATCTCCTCGGTCCTGGGGCCGGTAGTGGGCGGCGCGTTCGCCGGTTCCGCCAACATCCTGGGCTTTGACGGCTGGCGCTGGGTGTTCTTCATCAACATTCCCATCGGACTGGCGGCCCTGACGGTAGTGTTCCTGTTCCTGCACCTTCCCGCCAAGCACCTCAAGCAGAAAATCGATTACTGGGGCGCGGCAGCGATCACCGTGGCCATCGTTCCCCTCCTCCTGGTGGCCGAACAGGGCCGCACCTGGGGCTGGACCTCGCTGAACTCCTTCCTCTGCTACGGCCTGGGCGTGGTGGGCATTGCCTGGTTCCTGCTGGCGGAAAAACGCGCCGGCGACTACGCACTCATCCCGCTGCGGCTCTTCCACAACGTCACGTTCGGCCTGTCCTCGCTGCTGAACTTCATCATCGGCATCGGCATGTTCGGCGCCATCGCCATGCTCCCGATGTACCTCCAGCTCGTGAAGGGCCTCACCCCCACCGAAGCCGGCCTGATGATGATCACCTTCACGGTGGGCATCCTGTTCGGATCCATCACGGCCGGCCGCACCATCTCCGCCTCCGGAACGTTCCGCATCTTTCCCATCATGGGTACCGGAATCCTGACCGCGGCGGCCCTGGTGATGGGCTTCTCGCTGGGCGTGGACACGGACCTGTGGGTGCCGGGCCTGATTGCGGTGTTCTTCGGAGTGGGCCTGGGCTTCTGCATGCAGCCGCTCACGCTGGCCATGCAGACCTCGGTTCCGCCGCGGGACATGGGCGTGGGGACTTCCTCGGCAGCGTTCTTCCGCTCCATGGGCGGTGCCGTGGGAACCGCCGTCTTCATCTCCATGCTGTTCAGCCTGGCTGCCAGCCGGATCGCCGACAGCATGAAGGCCGCCGCCACGGATCCCGCCTACCTGGCCGTGCTCAAGGACCCCGCCGTCGCGTCGGACCCGGCCAACGCCAAGCTGTACGACTTCTTCAAGAACGGTGCATCCAACGATTCCCTGAACGACACCAGCTGGCTGCACACCGCCAACAGCACCCTGACCAGGCCCATCACCGAAGGGTTCGCCACGTCCATTGACACGGTGATGCTGACGGCGGCAGCCCTGACCGGCCTGGCGTTCCTCATCAGCTTCGCCCTCCCCCGGAAGAAGCTGACCGACCAGAAAGCATCCCCGCAGGACAGGGACAGCATGGAGATTCCGGCGCACTAG
- a CDS encoding MarR family transcriptional regulator produces the protein MDTNDPQLQELASGFREALRHSVYLVRRLDADGELSAAQLSTLKMLLGEGQRVGEIARNLGVRVPSATEQIIKLERAGLARREPDPADSRAVRVILTPQGRAAVDAANTRRNQVMADILSTLTDQDRKALSEALPVIDKINASLQN, from the coding sequence ATGGATACCAACGATCCCCAGCTCCAGGAACTCGCCAGTGGGTTCCGCGAAGCCCTCCGCCACAGTGTCTACCTGGTCCGGCGCCTCGACGCGGACGGTGAACTCAGCGCCGCCCAGCTCAGCACGCTCAAGATGCTGCTCGGCGAAGGCCAGCGCGTCGGTGAAATTGCCCGGAACCTCGGGGTCCGCGTGCCCAGCGCCACCGAGCAGATCATCAAGCTCGAACGCGCGGGCCTGGCCCGGCGCGAGCCCGACCCGGCAGACTCCCGCGCCGTCCGGGTGATCCTCACCCCCCAAGGCCGTGCCGCCGTCGACGCCGCAAACACGCGGCGCAACCAGGTGATGGCCGACATCCTCAGCACCCTCACCGACCAGGACCGTAAAGCCCTGTCGGAGGCCCTGCCGGTCATCGACAAGATCAATGCATCCCTCCAGAACTGA
- a CDS encoding mannitol-1-phosphate 5-dehydrogenase, translating to MKAVHFGAGNIGRGFVGLLLHDAGYEVVFADVAEELITRLSQADRYAVHEVGENPAVRTVDNFRALNSNAQEAELVQEISTADIVTTAVGPHILKFVAPVIAKGIVAREPGLAPLQVMACENAINATDILAKEVASQPGVTAAVLDGKAVFANTAVDRIVPNQEAGQGLDVTVETFYEWVIDRTAFGDSVPVIPGATFVDDLSPYIERKLFTVNTGHASAAYLGFEAGVEKISDAMADQDVAEDVRAVLEETKQLLVAKHGFSNDEQEAYVQKILVRFSNPYLPDTVNRVGRAPLRKLSRHERFIGPAAELAERGVVPEALLGAIAAALRFTDPADAEATELAAILASAGPADATAKITGLEKDHPLFNAVATLVEERQAELASTPA from the coding sequence GTGAAGGCAGTACATTTCGGTGCCGGCAACATCGGCCGCGGCTTCGTGGGCCTGCTCCTGCATGACGCAGGCTACGAGGTGGTGTTCGCGGACGTCGCGGAGGAACTCATCACCCGGCTCTCGCAGGCGGACAGATATGCGGTGCACGAGGTGGGGGAGAACCCCGCCGTACGCACCGTGGACAACTTCCGGGCGCTGAACTCCAACGCCCAGGAAGCAGAGCTGGTCCAGGAAATTTCGACGGCGGACATCGTCACCACGGCGGTGGGCCCGCACATCCTGAAGTTCGTGGCGCCCGTGATCGCCAAGGGCATCGTCGCCAGGGAACCGGGGCTCGCGCCCCTCCAGGTGATGGCCTGCGAGAACGCCATCAATGCCACGGACATCCTGGCCAAGGAGGTTGCCTCGCAGCCCGGGGTCACCGCCGCAGTGCTCGACGGCAAGGCGGTCTTCGCCAACACCGCCGTGGACCGGATCGTGCCCAACCAGGAGGCCGGGCAGGGCCTGGACGTGACGGTGGAAACCTTCTACGAGTGGGTCATCGACCGCACCGCCTTCGGCGATTCCGTTCCGGTGATTCCGGGAGCCACCTTCGTGGATGACCTCTCGCCCTACATCGAGCGGAAGCTGTTCACCGTGAACACCGGGCATGCCTCTGCCGCCTACCTCGGCTTCGAAGCGGGCGTGGAGAAGATCTCGGATGCCATGGCGGACCAGGACGTGGCCGAGGACGTACGGGCCGTGCTGGAGGAAACCAAGCAGCTCCTGGTGGCCAAGCACGGGTTCAGCAACGACGAGCAGGAGGCCTACGTCCAGAAGATCCTGGTCCGGTTCTCCAACCCGTACCTTCCGGACACCGTGAACCGGGTGGGCCGCGCCCCGCTGCGGAAGCTGAGCCGGCACGAACGGTTCATCGGCCCGGCGGCGGAACTGGCGGAACGCGGCGTCGTGCCGGAGGCCCTGCTGGGTGCCATCGCGGCCGCCCTGCGCTTCACCGATCCCGCCGATGCCGAGGCTACCGAGCTGGCAGCCATCCTGGCCTCCGCGGGCCCGGCCGATGCCACGGCGAAAATCACCGGGCTTGAGAAGGACCATCCGCTGTTCAATGCCGTTGCCACCCTGGTGGAGGAGCGGCAGGCGGAGCTGGCCAGCACCCCGGCCTGA
- a CDS encoding TetR/AcrR family transcriptional regulator: MPETFSDHPPMAARPSAPRQRLRYARILDTAAGFARTGLDAVELSQVAEKADVPLGTLYRYFPSPTHLMLALYRQQLDELQAGSGGSSPRFRGRALSGLLMEIFHMRVMQPAVEQCLSRGVYLPDKDTTDLLREIDALSEKLVAGACGDAVGARVLLLTVTGLVQSVRNRRLSLFEAEEDLKKACGRLSPEAEAALTVSRSA; encoded by the coding sequence ATGCCCGAGACTTTTTCAGACCATCCGCCCATGGCCGCCAGGCCTTCCGCTCCCCGCCAGCGCCTCCGCTACGCACGGATCCTTGATACCGCTGCCGGGTTTGCCCGCACGGGGCTTGATGCCGTGGAACTCTCCCAGGTCGCAGAAAAAGCAGACGTGCCGCTGGGTACGCTCTACCGCTACTTTCCGTCCCCCACCCATCTGATGCTGGCGCTGTACCGGCAGCAGCTGGACGAGCTGCAGGCAGGTTCCGGCGGCTCGTCCCCGCGCTTCCGGGGCCGCGCTCTTTCCGGCCTGCTGATGGAAATCTTCCATATGCGCGTCATGCAGCCCGCGGTGGAGCAATGCCTCAGCAGGGGCGTGTACCTGCCGGACAAAGACACCACGGACCTCCTGCGCGAGATCGACGCACTCAGCGAAAAGCTCGTGGCCGGCGCCTGCGGTGACGCCGTGGGAGCACGGGTCCTCCTCCTGACGGTCACTGGTCTGGTCCAGTCCGTGCGGAACCGCCGGCTGTCGCTCTTTGAAGCGGAGGAAGACCTCAAAAAGGCCTGCGGGCGGCTGTCCCCGGAAGCCGAGGCTGCGTTAACAGTGAGTCGATCTGCGTAA
- a CDS encoding sugar porter family MFS transporter: protein MPTAQEQTTTGIPRRVIWLALAGAVGGFLFGFDSSVVNGAVDALKGEFALSEAVTGFAVAIALLGCAAGAFLAGKVADRHGRIPAMKLGALLFLVSALGTGFAFGVWDLVFWRLVGGLGIGLASVIAPAYISEISPRQVRGRLASLQQLAITTGIFAALLSDALLATTAGGADQRFWLGIEAWRWMFLAAAVPAVVYGWIAFTLPESPRFLVFKGKEEEARKVFASIAPAEDTDRHIREIQDAIEEDKVAGQKGSLRGKTLGLQAVVWVGIVLSVLQQFVGINVIFYYSTTLWKAVGFQEKDSLAISVATSITNILVTLVAIALVDRVGRRPILLAGSVGMAVSLGAMALAFSSATGSGENITLPGAWGPVALVAANVFVVSFGASWGPLVWVLLGEIFPSRIRARALGLAAAAQWVANFVITLSFPVMASASLPLTYAMYALFAAASFFFVMFKVPETNGMSLEQAETLFVPKGSAKAK from the coding sequence ATGCCCACTGCACAGGAGCAGACCACCACCGGGATTCCGCGGCGGGTGATCTGGCTGGCGCTCGCGGGGGCGGTGGGCGGATTCCTCTTCGGCTTTGACTCGTCCGTGGTCAACGGGGCCGTGGATGCCCTGAAGGGCGAATTCGCGCTCTCCGAGGCCGTGACAGGATTCGCCGTGGCCATTGCCCTCCTGGGCTGCGCGGCCGGCGCCTTCCTGGCCGGCAAGGTGGCGGACCGGCACGGCCGCATTCCCGCCATGAAGCTCGGCGCGCTGCTGTTCCTGGTCAGCGCCCTGGGCACCGGGTTCGCCTTCGGCGTCTGGGACCTGGTGTTCTGGCGCCTGGTGGGCGGGCTGGGCATCGGCCTGGCGTCGGTCATCGCCCCGGCCTACATTTCCGAGATTTCGCCGCGGCAGGTGCGCGGCCGCCTGGCCTCGCTGCAGCAGCTGGCCATCACCACCGGCATCTTCGCCGCCCTGCTGTCAGACGCGCTCCTGGCCACCACTGCCGGCGGCGCGGACCAGCGCTTCTGGCTGGGCATTGAGGCATGGCGGTGGATGTTCCTCGCTGCCGCCGTCCCGGCCGTGGTTTACGGCTGGATTGCCTTCACCCTGCCCGAGTCCCCGCGGTTCCTCGTATTCAAGGGCAAGGAGGAGGAAGCCCGGAAGGTCTTCGCCTCGATCGCCCCCGCCGAGGATACCGACCGGCACATCCGCGAGATCCAGGACGCCATCGAGGAAGACAAGGTGGCCGGCCAGAAGGGCTCGCTGCGCGGCAAGACCCTGGGCCTGCAGGCAGTGGTCTGGGTGGGCATCGTCCTGTCCGTGCTTCAGCAGTTCGTGGGGATCAACGTGATCTTCTACTACTCCACCACCTTGTGGAAGGCTGTGGGCTTCCAGGAGAAGGACTCCCTGGCCATCTCGGTGGCAACGTCCATCACCAACATCCTGGTCACCCTGGTGGCCATTGCCCTGGTTGACCGCGTGGGCCGCCGGCCCATCCTGCTGGCCGGCTCCGTGGGAATGGCCGTGTCCCTGGGCGCCATGGCCCTGGCGTTCTCCTCTGCCACCGGCTCCGGCGAGAACATCACCCTCCCGGGTGCGTGGGGTCCGGTGGCCCTGGTTGCGGCCAACGTGTTCGTGGTCAGCTTCGGCGCCTCCTGGGGACCCCTGGTGTGGGTGCTCCTGGGCGAGATCTTCCCGTCCCGGATCCGCGCCCGGGCCCTGGGCCTGGCCGCGGCCGCGCAGTGGGTGGCCAACTTCGTGATCACCCTCAGCTTCCCGGTCATGGCGTCCGCGTCCCTGCCGTTGACCTATGCGATGTACGCCCTGTTCGCTGCCGCGTCCTTCTTCTTCGTCATGTTCAAGGTGCCGGAGACCAACGGCATGTCCCTGGAGCAGGCGGAGACGCTGTTCGTGCCGAAGGGTTCGGCGAAGGCCAAGTAA
- the rraA gene encoding ribonuclease E activity regulator RraA, which produces MNTADLYDERGDALASVSLQFQSLGGRSHFSGPVRTIRCFQDNALVKSTLGSPGNGAVLVVDGGGSLGTALMGDMIAESAVANGWAGVVINGAIRDRLAIAELDLGVKALGSNPRKSQKAGAGEVDVDVVIDGVTFRPGATVWCDPDGILVEP; this is translated from the coding sequence ATGAACACTGCCGATCTCTACGATGAGCGCGGCGACGCACTGGCATCGGTGTCCCTGCAGTTCCAGTCCTTGGGTGGCAGGTCCCATTTCAGCGGTCCGGTCCGGACCATCCGCTGCTTCCAGGACAACGCCCTGGTGAAGTCCACGCTCGGCTCGCCAGGGAACGGTGCGGTCCTGGTGGTGGACGGCGGCGGCTCCCTGGGCACCGCCCTGATGGGGGACATGATCGCCGAAAGCGCCGTGGCCAACGGCTGGGCCGGCGTCGTCATCAATGGCGCCATCCGCGACCGGCTGGCAATCGCTGAACTGGACCTCGGCGTCAAGGCCCTCGGAAGCAACCCCAGGAAGAGCCAGAAGGCCGGAGCCGGCGAGGTCGACGTGGACGTGGTGATCGACGGCGTGACGTTCCGCCCCGGAGCCACCGTTTGGTGCGATCCCGACGGCATCCTCGTGGAACCGTAG